Proteins encoded within one genomic window of Sulfurovum sp. XGS-02:
- a CDS encoding AMP-binding protein encodes MKYEIKSKADKSAQVLLKVISELLTEIHPHHLSSEDITLDSRFEEELGLDSLSRVELIARVENEFKHSLPERSYSEAETPRDILRMLLGTQEAYTTFQDSEISPITLDETKGTPFEAKTLVDVLQWHITQHPDRPHIKFYQDDGQGDVITYAQLGKGAENVATLLQQHSLEAGQPIAIMLPSSPDYFFIFLGILMAGGIPVPIYPPARPSQLEDHIRRHAGILDNCRAKILITVPEAKHVAKLLKSLVPNLQDIVSTADLKDSSSSAILPSIHNQDIAFIQYTSGSTGNPKGVVLTHANLLNNIRAMGKVVKAGPKDVFVSWLPLYHDMGLIGAWLGSLYYSALFVVMSPLDFLARPERWLWAIHRYQGTLSASPNFGYEYSMHRLKDTDLTGLDLSSWRAAFNGAEAVSPETVEEFTKRFAPFGFNKDAMMPVYGLAESSVGLAFPPLGRGVHIDHIDRTTFTRTGSALNTIQNESNVLRFVSCGLPLPGHQIRIVDDRGHELPERQEGRLEFRGPSSTSGYYRDAKKTQTLFDGEWLDTGDLAYIANGELYVTGRIKDIIIRAGRNIYPDELEKMVGDIPNIRKGCVAVFASMDQKKQTEKLVILAETRSEDPNEHQRLRNDINALSIDLTGIPPDEVLLVPPGSVLKTSSGKIRRSASRERYEKGMITKKPQNIVWQVVRLGLSGIKPGLGRLKHYLGSLFFALYSWSVFALVTPVAWLSMILLPKFSMRWRMLQGCTKFLAYATATPLRVNGVENLPPEGTSCVLVANHASLLDAAVLIAALPRHFRFIAKSEFTKDFYTRLPLEKIHTEFVERFEITKSVRDTEHLRTVLESGHALFFFPEGTFNRVPGLMPFRLGAFSIAAGANVPVIPIAIRGTRSILQDTSWFPHHSPVHIEIGSPIDPEKIRSKTEVKEWDVAIDLRDQSREFILRHCGEPDIA; translated from the coding sequence ATGAAATATGAAATCAAGTCTAAAGCTGATAAAAGTGCTCAAGTTCTCTTAAAAGTTATCAGTGAACTTCTTACAGAGATACATCCGCATCATCTTTCTTCTGAGGATATTACACTTGATAGTAGATTTGAAGAAGAGCTTGGTCTGGACAGTCTTTCACGTGTTGAACTGATCGCAAGGGTTGAGAATGAATTCAAACATTCACTACCAGAACGTAGCTACTCTGAAGCAGAAACACCACGGGACATTTTACGTATGCTGCTTGGTACTCAAGAAGCATACACTACCTTTCAGGATTCGGAAATTTCCCCAATAACACTCGATGAAACAAAAGGAACACCTTTTGAAGCAAAAACCCTCGTAGATGTACTGCAATGGCATATAACACAGCATCCGGATCGTCCCCATATCAAGTTCTACCAAGATGATGGTCAAGGCGATGTCATCACTTACGCTCAGCTGGGAAAAGGTGCCGAAAATGTCGCAACTCTGTTGCAGCAACATAGCTTAGAAGCTGGTCAGCCGATCGCAATCATGTTACCCAGCAGTCCGGATTATTTTTTCATATTTCTTGGCATACTGATGGCCGGTGGCATACCCGTACCCATCTATCCACCTGCACGCCCTTCACAGCTTGAGGACCACATACGAAGACATGCAGGAATACTAGATAATTGCCGTGCTAAAATCCTCATTACCGTACCTGAAGCCAAGCATGTTGCAAAGCTTCTAAAATCGCTGGTCCCTAACCTTCAAGATATCGTATCCACTGCTGACTTGAAGGACTCCTCCTCAAGTGCAATACTTCCAAGCATACATAATCAGGATATCGCATTTATACAATATACGTCAGGAAGTACAGGAAACCCTAAAGGCGTAGTACTGACACATGCCAATCTTCTTAATAATATCAGAGCCATGGGGAAAGTTGTCAAAGCAGGCCCCAAAGATGTTTTTGTCAGTTGGCTGCCGCTTTATCATGATATGGGCCTTATTGGTGCCTGGCTTGGAAGTCTCTACTACTCTGCACTTTTTGTAGTCATGTCACCATTAGATTTTTTGGCCAGACCTGAACGCTGGTTATGGGCGATCCACCGATATCAGGGTACACTCTCCGCATCACCAAACTTCGGATATGAGTACAGTATGCATCGCTTAAAAGATACCGATCTGACGGGCTTGGATCTTAGCTCATGGCGTGCTGCATTCAACGGAGCAGAAGCAGTCAGCCCTGAAACAGTAGAAGAGTTCACTAAACGATTTGCACCGTTTGGATTTAACAAAGATGCGATGATGCCTGTTTACGGCCTTGCAGAATCTTCCGTCGGCTTGGCATTTCCGCCACTCGGTCGTGGTGTACATATCGACCATATAGACCGCACGACTTTCACTCGTACAGGAAGTGCCTTAAATACAATACAGAATGAGAGCAATGTTTTAAGATTTGTCAGTTGCGGGTTGCCTCTTCCTGGACACCAGATCAGAATCGTAGATGACAGGGGACATGAACTTCCTGAACGTCAAGAAGGACGTTTGGAGTTTCGTGGTCCCTCTTCGACCAGCGGCTACTACCGTGATGCCAAAAAGACGCAAACCCTTTTTGACGGAGAGTGGCTAGATACAGGTGATCTGGCCTATATTGCCAACGGAGAACTTTATGTAACCGGACGGATCAAGGACATTATCATACGTGCCGGACGCAATATCTATCCGGATGAACTGGAAAAGATGGTAGGAGATATACCAAATATCCGAAAGGGGTGTGTGGCAGTATTTGCCAGTATGGATCAAAAAAAACAGACAGAAAAACTGGTTATTTTAGCTGAAACACGAAGTGAAGATCCGAATGAACACCAAAGATTGCGTAACGACATCAATGCACTGTCGATCGATCTGACCGGAATACCGCCAGATGAAGTTCTCTTAGTACCTCCCGGGAGCGTTCTAAAGACTTCAAGCGGAAAGATCAGACGTTCTGCAAGCCGTGAACGTTATGAAAAAGGAATGATCACTAAAAAGCCCCAAAATATAGTATGGCAGGTAGTCAGACTAGGCCTTAGCGGTATCAAACCTGGATTAGGACGTCTAAAACACTATCTTGGCAGCCTTTTCTTTGCTTTATATAGTTGGTCCGTCTTTGCTTTGGTTACACCGGTTGCATGGCTCTCTATGATACTCTTGCCAAAGTTTTCCATGCGATGGCGTATGTTACAAGGCTGTACAAAATTTCTAGCCTATGCAACTGCCACACCGCTCAGAGTCAATGGTGTTGAGAACCTTCCACCTGAAGGAACATCTTGCGTCTTGGTTGCCAATCATGCAAGTCTTCTTGATGCCGCTGTCCTCATAGCAGCGCTGCCACGTCATTTTCGATTTATTGCCAAGTCCGAGTTCACTAAAGACTTTTATACCCGTCTACCATTGGAAAAGATCCATACGGAATTTGTTGAACGTTTTGAGATTACTAAAAGTGTTCGTGATACAGAACATCTTCGTACCGTCCTCGAATCAGGCCATGCATTGTTCTTTTTCCCTGAAGGGACTTTCAACCGGGTTCCCGGTCTTATGCCGTTTCGGTTGGGTGCATTCAGCATTGCAGCTGGGGCAAATGTACCGGTTATTCCCATAGCGATCAGAGGTACACGATCGATACTGCAAGATACCTCCTGGTTCCCTCATCACAGTCCGGTTCACATAGAGATAGGTAGCCCTATCGATCCGGAGAAGATTAGATCCAAAACAGAGGTAAAAGAGTGGGATGTAGCTATAGATTTGCGCGATCAAAGCCGCGAATTTATTTTGCGGCACTGTGGCGAACCGGATATTGCATAA
- a CDS encoding long-chain fatty acid--CoA ligase has product MIYDEKIWLKYYDQGVPATLEYPKVPLFTFLDESASKYPHNRALSYLGNDISYSKLDRLVNKAANALTDLGVQKGDRVALYLANTPQFIIMLYGILKIGAIAVPINPLFKSAEVAYELNDSGAKSVIVMSRFYPIIQAIKEETVLKNIIVTNVKEYFPLFTRTLFTLLREKEDRVSIDATDYWLEELMQQSSDKRTDTGVEPEDIALLQYTSGTTGTPKGVMLSHYNLVVNALQCRAWVTDTVEGQERVLGWLPFFHSFGMTACLSYTMSCAGTLVLTPNPRDLAYILKTMEKEQITIMPGVPTMYAALGNYKSVAKYDLSSVRACICGGAPLIESVKKRFVEVTGSKLVEGYGLSEASPVTHANPMNGLNKPNSIGIPMPDTECKIVDLEKGREEMEVGKEGELIIKGPQMMKGYWKQTEMTNEAIREGWLYTGDIVKMDEEGYFYVVDRKKDIIIVKGLNVSPTEVEKVCFTHPKVEDAAVVGIPHEYKGEEIKAFIVLKSDQEAEGYEIIEYLREHLARFKIPSSVEFVDALPKNVMGKVMRRLLREREMKKNTEG; this is encoded by the coding sequence ATGATATATGATGAAAAAATTTGGTTAAAGTATTATGATCAGGGTGTACCTGCCACTTTAGAGTACCCTAAAGTACCACTTTTTACTTTTTTGGATGAGTCAGCTTCCAAATATCCCCACAACAGGGCTCTCTCCTATCTGGGGAATGATATCTCTTATAGCAAGCTTGATAGACTGGTAAACAAAGCTGCAAATGCTCTTACAGACCTGGGTGTACAAAAAGGTGATCGTGTGGCACTTTATCTTGCCAATACACCCCAGTTTATTATTATGTTATATGGTATTTTGAAGATAGGCGCTATTGCTGTTCCTATCAATCCTCTTTTTAAGTCTGCAGAAGTGGCATACGAGCTTAATGACTCTGGTGCTAAAAGTGTGATCGTTATGAGTCGTTTTTATCCGATCATCCAAGCGATCAAAGAGGAAACAGTGCTTAAAAACATCATTGTTACAAATGTCAAAGAGTACTTCCCCCTCTTCACCAGGACCCTCTTTACTCTTTTAAGAGAGAAAGAGGATAGGGTGAGTATAGATGCGACAGATTATTGGCTGGAAGAGTTGATGCAGCAAAGCAGTGATAAGAGGACTGATACAGGGGTTGAACCTGAAGATATAGCGTTACTGCAGTACACCAGTGGCACAACAGGTACACCTAAGGGTGTGATGCTCAGCCACTACAATCTTGTCGTCAATGCACTTCAGTGCAGGGCATGGGTGACTGATACGGTTGAAGGCCAGGAGCGTGTGTTGGGATGGCTTCCTTTCTTTCACAGCTTCGGTATGACAGCCTGTCTGAGTTATACGATGAGCTGTGCGGGCACACTGGTATTGACTCCTAATCCCAGAGACTTGGCGTATATTTTAAAAACGATGGAAAAAGAGCAGATCACGATCATGCCGGGCGTACCTACAATGTATGCAGCATTGGGTAACTATAAGAGTGTGGCAAAGTATGATCTCAGTTCTGTAAGGGCATGCATTTGCGGAGGTGCACCGTTGATAGAGAGTGTCAAAAAAAGGTTTGTGGAAGTGACAGGTTCAAAACTGGTTGAAGGTTATGGACTTTCAGAAGCATCTCCTGTAACCCATGCCAATCCGATGAATGGTCTAAATAAACCTAACTCCATCGGTATACCCATGCCCGATACAGAGTGTAAGATCGTTGATCTTGAAAAGGGGAGAGAAGAGATGGAGGTGGGAAAAGAGGGGGAGCTTATCATAAAGGGTCCGCAGATGATGAAGGGGTACTGGAAACAGACTGAAATGACAAATGAAGCGATAAGAGAGGGTTGGCTCTATACCGGTGATATTGTCAAAATGGATGAAGAGGGCTATTTTTATGTGGTTGACAGGAAAAAGGATATCATCATCGTTAAAGGATTGAACGTATCACCAACAGAAGTGGAAAAGGTGTGCTTCACCCACCCTAAAGTCGAAGATGCAGCGGTTGTGGGTATTCCGCATGAGTACAAAGGTGAAGAGATAAAGGCATTTATAGTGCTAAAATCGGACCAAGAGGCTGAAGGGTACGAGATCATCGAATACCTTAGAGAACACCTGGCAAGATTCAAGATCCCATCATCTGTCGAATTTGTAGACGCATTACCTAAAAATGTCATGGGTAAAGTGATGCGTCGCTTGCTGCGTGAGAGGGAGATGAAGAAAAATACAGAGGGCTAA